One stretch of Kogia breviceps isolate mKogBre1 chromosome 18, mKogBre1 haplotype 1, whole genome shotgun sequence DNA includes these proteins:
- the LOC131745378 gene encoding metallothionein-1E, whose product MDPKCSCPTGGSCSCAGSCTCKACRCTSCKKSCCPCCPVGCAKCAQGCVCKGASAKCSCCA is encoded by the exons ATGGACCCCAAGTGCTCCTGCCCCACTG GCGGCTCCTGCAGCTGTGCTGGCTCCTGCACCTGCAAAGCCTGCAGATGCACCTCCTGCAAGAAGA gctgctgcccctgctgccccGTGGGCTGCGCCAAGTGCGCCCAGGGCTGCGTGTGCAAAGGGGCCTCGGCCAAGTGCAGCTGCTGTGCCTGA